The Cyanobacteriota bacterium genomic interval ATAGGCACTAGCTGACTTCAGTAGCGCCATCCACTGCAATTCATCCAAGGTGGTGCCTACATAGTTAGGGGAAGGCAAGAGGATAAAATACTTGACGTCCAAAATGCGAGTGGTTTTGTCTGCCCGTTCCAACAGTCGGCCAATCTGCCCAAAGTGCCAACCTTCGTTATGGCTCATGGTAGCATCCATCAAGCCTTGAAACAGGTGGCTCGCCAGCTTAACGTTGGTAAAAAATTCACTCGGCGATTCTAGGGGACGATCGGCCGCACCCTTCACCATTAAGTAAAAGCTGTTAACTTGCTGCCACATCTCGGAGGAAATAATTTCTCGGATAGAGCGAGCATTTTCCCTGGCTGCCCGTAGACACGACAGGATGGAATTAGCGTAGTCATCATCAAAGGTCAAAAACTGGATTACCTTCTCAGCGGTTGCACTGCCGTAGCGTTCTTGAAACAGGGGCAAGTCACCGGTTGTCAGTACAATTGGTTCCCATTGCTGGTCGCTGCTGGTGGGGTTGTCCATCAACATGGTTAGGTTCACGTCAACGAAGCGGGCAACATTTTCGGCTCGTTCCACATAGCGGTTCAGCCAAAAAATTGAATCAGCAACACGACTCAGCATGATGAAACTATCTACTGTAACCGTAAGATTTGGTCTCCCATAACTATACCGGAGTCGTTACAAATCTTGAAGCTCCTTAGAGTCCAGGGAGCGGGTTTTGGCTGGCACTACGGTTCAATTTCAACCTTCTCGTTGGTGGTGACGACTGCTTCCACAGTCACTTTTTGAGTTTCAGGGTTGATATTCGTGATTGCCCAGCGTAGCAAATCACCCCGGCGTTCCAACTCAGCGATGATCTCTCGCTGAAGATCTGCGGGTGACTCTTGCCAGTCCATTTCTGCTTCGATAAAGTGCGTGGTCATGGTATTGTCCTCTTGCTAGTTTTTTACTTGTTTTGA includes:
- a CDS encoding alpha-E domain-containing protein encodes the protein MLSRVADSIFWLNRYVERAENVARFVDVNLTMLMDNPTSSDQQWEPIVLTTGDLPLFQERYGSATAEKVIQFLTFDDDYANSILSCLRAARENARSIREIISSEMWQQVNSFYLMVKGAADRPLESPSEFFTNVKLASHLFQGLMDATMSHNEGWHFGQIGRLLERADKTTRILDVKYFILLPSPNYVGTTLDELQWMALLKSASAY